Genomic DNA from Dehalogenimonas lykanthroporepellens BL-DC-9:
GATGAAGCCCGTAAGGTAAATCCGTCCATCCAGTTGGGTGAGCCGGTTCTTATCGAGGATACTCCCCATGACGCCGGGCGCATCGCCGCCCAGACGGCCAAACAGGTCATTCTTCAGCGACTGCATGAAGCAGAGAATACCGCCATCGTCGACGAATATGCCGGCAAGGCCGGTGATATAGTTTCCGGAGTCATTCAGCGCGTGGAACCCAAGCAGGTCATCATCGACCTGGGTCGTGCCGAGGCTGTCATGCCGCCATCCGAACAGGTGTACACTGAACGCTATCGGCCCGGACAGCGGCTCAAGGTGTTCCTGGTGGAGGTAGCCACTACCATAAAAGGAGCGACCGTTATCGTGTCACGTTCCCATCCCGGCCTGCTGAGGCGGTTGTTCGAGATGGAGATTCCTGAAATTTACTCCGGCATGGTGGAGATAAAGGCTGTAGCCCGAGAAGGCGGCGCCCGCTCCAAGGTGGCTGTTTCCGCCCGCCAATCCGGGATTGACCCGGTGGGTTGCTGTGTCGGTCTGCGCGGCATTCGCATCCAGAATATCGTCAGTGAGCTGAATGGCGAAAAAATCGATGTCATTCCGTGGAGCGAAGACCCGGCGCTTCTTATTACCAACGCTCTCAGCCCGGCCCAGGTGGTGCGGGTTATTATCAACGAAGCCCTGAAGTCGGCTACCGCCGTTATTCCCGACCGGCAACAGTCTCTGGCCATCGGCAAGGAAGGCCAGAACGTGCGTCTGGCCGTTAAGCTGACCGGCTGGCGGATAGATATCAAAAGCGTTTCCGATTACGAAGCCGAGTTGCCGGCAGTCGCCCCGGCGCCGGCCGTTGAAACTGAAAAGCCTGAAGACAAGACAGCCCAAGTCGCCAAGGAAAAGCCGGCCAAACCAGTGGAGAAGCAGGCCGAAGACGCCAGGGAAAAAGCCACTGTCAAAGCCGAGGCTAAACCTGAGGAGAAACCGGTCGAAGTTCTGCTTGAATTGCCTCCGGAAGCGCTGGAGCCGGCATTGGCGACGGCGCCTTCGGCCGAACCTGAAGTTGAAGAAGGCGGTACTAAACTGTCGCTGGATATGGCTGAGCGGCCCGATATCAAGAACGAATCCGGCGTCAGGTTCGCCGAGGATATACTCGGACGTGGCGGCGACGCCATTGCCGCCAAGAAGAAACGCCGCGGCGGTAAAGGCCCCGACGATGGCGGTAAGCGCAAGAAAAAACGTTCCGGCGGCGCCGGAGAATTCGATTTCGGAGATGACTATTCATAAAACCGGAAAAGTACCACAGCGTACCTGCGTGATCTGCCGCCAGGTGGGCGGTAAGCGGGGTTTACAGCGGTTCGTGCGCACCGCTGAAGGGAAAATACTGCCGGATGATACCGGCAAGGCACCTGGCCGTGGTGCATATCTTTGCCGGGAAAGCACCTGTTTGGCCGGCGCTCTCAAGGGCAACCAGTTGGAATACGTGCTGAAGGTGAAGCTCGGCAGTGCGGATCGCGAGACACTGAAGGCGGCCATCAGTGAAATGTTGAAGGAGCAATCCAGTGTCTGAAGAAAGTCAACAATCTAATAACAACGCCCACCTGCGACCGGTGGTAGAACTGCCGGCCGCGCTGACCGTGCGCCAACTGTCGGCCACCATCCGGCAACATCCCATTGAGGTCATCAAGCAGTTGATGCGCAATGGCCTGATGGTCAATATTAATGAAGTCATTGATTATGAATCGGCCGCCCGGCTGGCCGCCGATTTCGGCATCGAAGCCCGCCCCCTCCCGGTCAAGACCACCGCTCACAAGAAGAAACGCCCCGACGATGAGAGTCAGAGTCACTTGCCCCTGCGACCGGCGGTGGTTACCATCATGGGGCATGTCGACCACGGCAAGACTAGGTTGCTCGACGCCATCCGCAAGACCCATGTGATGGAGAGCGAAGCCGGCGGTATCACCCAGCATATCGGCGCTTACCAGGTGGATGTCAACGGGCAGAAAATTACCTTTCTGGATACTCCCGGTCACGAGGCTTTTACCGCGATGCGGGCTCGCGGTGCCCGGGCTACCGATATTACCGTGCTGGTGGTTGCCGCCGATGACGGCATCATGCCTCAGACACTGGAAGCTATCGACCACGCCCGCGCCGCCAATGTACCGATTATTGTGGCGGTCAATAAGATAGACAAACCCGGCGCTAACCCCGACAGGGTCAAGCAACAGTTGGCTGACCAGGGTCTGGTCATCGAGGAATGGGGCGGTGACGTCATTGCCGTCGGCACTTCGGCCAAGGACGGTGTCGGCATTGATGAACTGCTAGAGAACATCCTGCTGGTGGCCGAAGTTGAAGACCTGCACGCCGATCCTGCCACCTCGGCCACCGGTGTGGTCATCGAAGCCAAGATGGACAAGAGTCGCGGTGCCATGACCACAGTACTGGTACAGAACGGCACGCTCAAGGTCGGCGATATCGTGGTGGTGGGCAATGTGTTCGGCAAAGTCAAGGCGATGTTTAACGATAAGAATATGCAGATACGCAAAGCCGAGCCGTCAACCCCGGCGGCTATCCTCGGTCTGCCGGCGGTTCCCAATGTCGGTGATACCCTGAGTGTGGCTGTCAATGAGCGACAGGCTCGCCAGCAGATATCCGAGAAAGCCGAGCGCAAGCCGGCCGCGGTCAGCCTGTCCAGCCTGCACGACCAGATTGCCGCCGGTAACGTCAAGGAACTGAGCATCGTCCTGAAGACCGACGTACAGGGCAGTATTGAGCCCATCCGGACGTCGCTGGAGAAATTGACCACCGATAACCTGTCGGTGCGCATCATACATGCCGGCACCGGCAACGTGACTGAGAATGACGTCATGCTGGCCATTGCCTCTCAAGGCCTGGTCATCGGGTTTTCCACCGGTGTGGAGGTCGGCGCCCGGCGTCTGGCCGATGCCGAACATATCGATATCCGGCAGTATGACATCATCTATAACCTGATTGAGGAAGTGGACAAGGCGCTCAAGGGTCTGATGGAACCCGAGATCAAGGAAGTTATCGAAGGCCGGGCTGAGGTCCGCGCCGTTTTTTCGGCCGGCAAGAAAGTCAATGTGGCCGGTATGTATGTCCTGGAGGGCAAGGTTGCCCGTGGCGCCCGTGTTCGGGTGATGAGGGGCGGCCAGGAAGTGGCCGAAGCGCCCATCATCTCCCTGCGGCGCTTCAAGGACGATGTCCGTGAGATTCTGGCCGGGTTCGAGGGCGGTGTCGGTCTGGACGGCTTCAATGAGTTTGAAGTCGGCGATATTCTGGAGTTTGTCCGCCGGGAGAAAAGCAGTTGAGCCACCGCATCGAAAAAATCAACCAGTTGATTCGCGAGGAACTCAGCCAGGTGATGCAACGGGAAATTCGCGACCCGCGGCTGGAGTTGCTGTCCATCAACGCGGTGGAGACTACAGCTGACCTCAAGCTGGCCAAGGTGTTCGTCAGCCACCTTTCATCATCTGAAAACCGGCCGGAAATCATGAAAGCCCTCGGCGGCGCCACCGGCTATTTCCGGGGGGAGCTTGGCAAGGTGCTGACGTTGCGGTACGTTCCCGAGCTGGCTTTTTACTGGGATGATTCCATCGAGCGAGGCGCCCGGATGGACCGGCTGATAGACCGGGCGCTGGAGAGCCAGCCGTCATCTTCCGGTGAGTGAAGTCGGGGGGCGCGGGGGCTGGCTCAACATCGACAAGCCCGCCGGTATGACCTCCTTTCAAGTGGTAGCCCGGTTGCGCCGGGTTATCGGTCGGTGTCGCATCGGGCATGCCGGCACGCTGGATCCGCTGGCTACCGGTGTTTTGCCGGTAGCGGTGGGCGCCGCTACCCGGACAATCGAGTTCCATCACCGCCATCCCAAAACTTACCGGGCGGAAATCCTTTTTGGGATTGCCACCGATACCTACGACGCTGAAGGCAAGATTGTGTCTCAGGCGGACGCTTCTTCCTTAAAACCTGCGGAGATAATTCAGGCACTGGCAGATTTTCGGGGTGAAATCCAGCAGGTGCCGCCAATCTATTCCGCGCTTAAACAACAAGGGCGACCGATGTATGCCATCGTCCGTAGCGGCGGTTCGGTGTCACCGGAACCGCGCCGGGTGAATATTTTCCGTCTGGAGGCGGTTGAGGTGGAATTGCCGACGGTAGTGCTGGAAGTTGAGTGTTCCGGTGGCACCTATATCCGCTCGCTGGCTCATGATCTGGGTCAGGCGTTGGGGGTCGGCGCTCATCTCCGGGCGCTGAGGCGTACCGCTTACGGGCCTTTTGGTATTGAGACCGCGCTCGGATCCAACAGACTGACCACTCCTGAGGCAGTTGCGGCAGGGATGCTGGGGGTCGATTATGGTCTCGATATATTGCCGCGGATAGACCTGGATGAGCTTTCAGCTGGAAAAATTGTTCACGGGGTGATTACGGAAGAGCTCTCGGCTCGGTTATCATCCGGTCAGGCATACAGGTTGTATGGACGCGACGGACAATTGGCGGCGGTTGTCGATACTGCAGGGGAGGAGCCTCGGCTCAAGGTCTTCGCGTCGGTGGTTCAGGTTCACCAAAACGGGGAGTGATTATTCTTCGGTCGGGTCTGGTACGGCAGGTTTCCGTTTGCCGGGCTTTTCCGGGTAACAGTAACAGTAGTAGCTGTTGGCGTCCCGGATTTTTTCCGTGGCGACGTCGTTGGTAAGCCACCATACCGAACGATTCCAGGGGGACGGTTTCTGGAAATAGGCGATACCGTAGCCGCAACCTTCCAGAAATACCTTGTAGGCTTTTTGAAAGCGACCGGCGATGTTTCGCTGTTGCTTCTCCGGAGCCCTCGGCAGGTCCTTCAACTGACCGACCAGCGCCGTCAGTTCGGTGACCGCTTTTTCCAACATCACCGTCGTAGCGGTTTCGTCCTGGCGTTCAATGGCTTGGGCTACTTCGTCGATTATCTCGTCCGCCCGGGAATGAATCGGTTGGAAGGCCTCCAACCAAGCTTTTTCACTGAATTTGTCGCTCATTGCTCCATCCTCTCCAAAGTATAGCAGAAAATGAACTCCGTTACAGATTCTGGTAAATATTTGTTGCCTCGAAGGCCAGATAGCTTGACAATGACCGCATAATCAACGATGATATGGGACTGGAATAACAAGCCAAGGAGCTGAAACGATGGAAGCTTATTGCGTCAAGTGCCGGGCCAAGAAGGAAATCAAGGATGCCAAGAAGGTAACCCTCAAGAACGGCAAACCAGCGACGCAGGGAGTTTGTCCGAGTTGCGGCACCAAGGTCTTCCGCATCGGCTGAAAAGCCTTTGGCCGCGTTTCCGAAGCTGTCGGGTCATTGAGTATGATTACGATTGGCCGGCGCGGCAACTCACTACCGTCAATTATTAGAAAGGAGTTCATGTAACTTGGGCAAGATAAATGTTGCCATTATTGGCGCAGGTAATTGCGCTTCATCGTTCGTTCAGGGGGTCCAGTACTACCGTAAGGCCAAGGAGAACGAATTCGTTCCCGGCCTGATGCATGTCAATCTCGGCGGGTATCATGTCAGCGACATTGAATTCGTAGCCGCCTTTGACGTGGATAAGAACAAGGTAGGCAAGGATCTCTCCGAAGCCATCTTCACCAAACCGAACAACACCATGAAATTCTCCGATGTCCCCAATCTGGGCGTCAAGGTTGAGCGGGGCATGACTCACGACGGTCTGGGCAAGTACCTGTCCCAGATTATCGAGAAGGCTCCTGGCCCGACCGCCGACATCGTCGGCATCCTCAAGGAAAAGAAGGTTGATGTGGTCATCAACTACCTGCCGGTCGGCTCCGAAGAAGCCACCAAATGGTATGTCGAGCAGGTGCTGGAGGCCGGTTGCGCCTTCGTCAACTGCATTCCGGTATTCATTGCCCGTGAAAAGTACTGGCAGGATCGCTTCATCAGCAAGGGCCTGCCGATTATCGGCGACGACATCAAGAGTCAGGTTGGCGCTACCATTATTCACCGGGTGCTGACTCATACTTTCCGGGAACGCGGTGTTCGCCTGGAGCGCACCTACCAACTCAACTTCGGCGGCAATACGGATTTCATGAACATGCTGGAGCGTGAGCGTCTGGAGAGCAAGAAGATTTCCAAGACCAACGCCGTTTCTTCACAGCTTGACTACAAGATGAATCCGGGTGATATCCATGTTGGCCCTTCCGATTACGTCCCCTGGCTGGAAGATCGTAAGTTCTGCCATATCCGTATGGAAGGCCGGGCCTTCGGCGATGTGCCCCTGAACCTGGAATGCAAGCTGGAGGTCTGGGACAGCCCCAACTCGGCGGGCGTGGTCATCGATGCCGTTCGCTGTGCCAAACTGGCCCTTGACCGTGGTCTGAAAGGTTCGCTGTTCGGGCCGTCGTCCTATTTCATGAAGTCACCGCCGGAACAGTACTCAGATGCCTCCGCTCACGACGCTACCGAGGCTTTCATCGCCGAGTCCGTTGCCGAATTGAAAAAAGGCAAGAAAACTGACACCAAAGAGGGCTGTTAAGCCCCAGGCCGAGCCGTTCTACGGACGGCAGGGGAGGTGCCGGTGAAAATTGCCCTGGTTGCACCATACGATTTCGCCTATCATGGTGGTGTGGTTAACCATGTAACCGCACTGGAGCGGCAGCTGACTGCCCGAGGTCATCGGGTGGTGGTCATCGCTCCGGCTTCGCGTCCGATAACTGCTTTTGGCGACCGATTCGTCCATATAGGCACCCCTCGGCCAATGCCGGCTTCCGGTTCGGTAGCGCGTATCACCGTATCCGTCCGGCTGGCCAATAAAATCAAGGCTGTTCTGGCTAAAGAGCAATTCGACATCGTGCATCTGCATGAGCCGTTCATGATCATGCTCTGCTCGGCGATACTGCGGTATTCTCACGCGACCAACATCGGCACCTTCCATGCCGCTGAGGGTAAGCCGGGTTACAACTTGGGCTGGCCGATATCACGCTGGATATTACATCGGCGGGCTAAAAAATTGCATGGCCATATCGCCGTATCACCGGTGGCAAAGAACTATCATCACCGTTATGTTCCAGCCGAATATACCATCATTCCCAACGGCATAGACCTGAATCATTTCCGCCCGGATGTGGAACCTATCGACCGGTTCATGGACGGCAAGCTCAATCTTCTGTTTGTCGGGCGGCTGGAAAAGCGCAAAGGCATCAAGTACCTGATAGATGCCTTCAAGAAGGTTCATAAGTTATATCCGGAAACTCGATTAATTGTGGTCGGTCCGGGCACCAGAATGAGGCCCAAGTTCGAGAAACAGGTTCGCAACGCCCGGCTGGAGGGCGACGTTGTCTTTGTCAGCGATGTCAGTTACGACGACCTGCCCCGATACTACCAGACAGCCGATATCTTCTGCGCCCCGGCCACCGGGCAGGAGAGCTTCGGCATTATTCTGCTGGAAGCCATGGCGGCCGGCAAGCCGATAGTGGCTTCCCGGATTTCCGGTTACGCCTCGGTATTGACCGATGAGCAGGAAGGACTGCTGGTCAAACCAAAAAATGCCGGTGAGCTGGCTAAAGCCCTCATCCGGCTGATCGCCGACCCGGCTCTGCGGGAACGTTTGGGCGCCCGGGGACTGGATACGGTTCAGAACTTCGGCTGGGACAAGGTGGCCGCCCGGGTGGAAGCCTATTACCGCCAGGTACTCGAACGCCGGGGTCTGGCCGAACAGACCGATGATACCGATACCCGGGTATTGAGTCAGGTCTGACCGCCGACGGAGGGGAATTATATTGAGCTTCAATGATACCCGCCGCCGTATCGGCGGTCGGATGACCGGAGGATTGTCCCGACTGCTGGCCCGAAGCGGTCTCAGTCCTAACGCGGTAACTGTCATCGGTTTCCTCATCACTGTCGCCGCGGCCTGGATAACTACCACCGGAGAATTGTTCATCGCCGGGCTGGTGGTGCTCTTTGCCGGGTTTTTCGATATGCTCGATGGGGCGCTGGCTCGGGCTACCGGCCGGGTGACCCGCTTCGGCGCTATCCTGGATGCCACACTCGACCGGCTGTCGGAAGCGGCGCTTTTCATCGGTATCATGGTTTATTACGCCCCTGACGGCAATACCGCGGCCGTTGCCCTGGCCGGGGCGACGCTGGCCGGGGCGCTGACCGTCAGTTACCTGCGCGCCCGCGCCGAGGCGACCGGTCTGGAAGGTAAGGAAGGCCTGTTCACCCGTCCGGAGCGCGTCATCACCCTGGCCGCCGGTCTGCTGACCGGCTGGCTGATACCGGCGCTCATCGTCATCTGTGTTCTGAGTTATGTGACCGTTATTCAGCGCCTGGCGAGCGCTTACCGCCAGCTTGGCGGTAAATGACAGCCTGCTGTAAAGGTGATAAAATGATTCCTTGGCTTTTACGGACGCCGGTGGCGGCGGCCGCAGGAGAAAATCTGGGGGGAATTCAATGCCAGTAACGGTAATCGTCGGCGCTCAGTGGGGCGACGAGGGAAAAGGAAAAGTCATCGACATGCTGGCCGAACGGGCGGACGCCGTGGTGCGTTTTTCCGGCGGCGACAATGCCGGCCATACGGTCATGAACCCGGGCGGCACTTTCAAGTTGCACCTGATTCCATCCGGCGTTTTCTATCCTGAATGCACCTGCATCATCGGCAACGGCGTAGTGGTCAACCCGGAAATCTTCATCAAGGAGCGGGATGAGCTAAATTCCCGTGACGTGTCCACCAGCAACGTCTTTATTTCCGATCGGGCGCACCTGGTCTTGCCCTATCATCTGCAACTGGACGGACTGGAAGAGTCTGCCCGCGGCAAGAAATCGCTGGGCACCACCCTCCGCGGCATCGGCCCGGCTTTCGCCGACAAGGTGGCCCGTATGGGTATCCGCGCCGGCGACCTGCTGGATCCGGAGGTGCTGAGAATCCGGCTGGAGTATGTGCTGGAATATAAGAACAAGATTCTGACCAAGCTCTACGGCGAACCGCCGGTGGATATCGAGGAGCTCTATAACCTCTGCCGCTCTTACGCTGAAGCCCTGGAATCCAATATCCGGGAAACCTCCGCCATGCTTAACGACATGGTGGACGCCGGTAAGTCAGTAATCCTGGAAGGCGCCCAGGGAGCGCTTCTGGATACCGATTTCGGTACTTATCCCTACGCTACCTCATCCTCACCGCTGGCCGCCGGGGCCTCACTGGGCGCTGGCATCGGCCCGACCCGCATCGACCGGGTGCTGGGCGTGTTCAAGTCTTACTGCTCCCGGGTCGGCGCCGGCCCTTTCCCGACCGAACTGCTGGATAAAGACGGCGACCGCATCCGCGACCTGGCTCACGAGTACGGCACCACTACCGGCCGGCCCCGCCGCATCGGCTGGTTCGACGGAGTGGCGGCGCGCTTCTCGGCCAGGATCAACGGCATGACCGATATGGCGGTGACCCGCCTGGATATCCTGGACTCATTCGACGAGGTCAAGGTATGTACCGCTTACCAGTTGAACGGTGACATCATCAACGATTTCCCGGCCGAACCCGGACTGCTCAACAAGTGCCAGCCGGTCTATGAGACTTTGCCCGGCTGGAAGTCGGAGACCACCGGCCTGACCAAACTGGAGAAACTGCCGAAGGAAGCCCGGGTATTCATTGAGCGCCTGGAGGAGCTGTCCGGCTGTCCGGTGGCGTATGTCTGTATCGGCCCGGTACGCGACCAGACCATCGAACTGCGCCACGTAGTCTGACCGACCGTCTTCGGGTGGTCTTAGCGGACGCCCGGTTCCCGGAGCAGAAGATACATGTCGATGTCGGATTTGGGTAGTTTTTCGGTGCGAAGCAGGCGGAAACCCCAGTGACTGTACATGTCGGCGTTGCGCCGGTTCTGAGTCTCCACATAAGCCGGCAGGGCTTCCCGATCCAGTCGTTCCAGCATCGGCCGCACCAGGCGTGAAGCCAAGCCTTTATCCCGGTGCCCCGGGTCAACACCCAGTAGAGCCAGATACATGTGGCGTCCCGGTACCAGCTTGCCCCGTAATCGGGAAAAGCGGGCGTCGGAGGCGGCTTCGCGCCACAGGGAGCGCCAGCCGAGTCGCAGAGGCAGAAACGGCCAGCCGGCCCGGAACTGCGTCAGCAGGTGGTCAGCGGCGTCCGGTCCCACCCAGACGGCCACTGCCTCGCACTCCGGCGAGGTGACATAAGCCTCATAACCTTTGGACAACAGGGCCAGCTGAAGGTAGTACTCAAAAGAGTAGTTGAGGTTGCCCCTTTTACCGGCATCCGGCACGAAGTACGCGGTGGACGGGTCGTCAGCGAAGGCGCGGGCCAGCGACAACGACGCCGGCTCGACCAATTCCGGGCTCAGGGGCAGAAGTCCGTCAAACCCGGTCATGTTCAGCTGAGCGGCAGGTCTATTTCATAATTCTTCAATGTTTCCCGGACAAGAGCGGCTGTTTTTTCGTCCGGTTCGGTCAGCGGCAGGCGCGGCGCGCCGACCTTAAATCCGATGTGGTTCAGGGCGTACTTGACGGGAATCGGGTTGGCCACCACGAACAGGTTGTTGAAGATGGGTGTCAGATGGCGGTGTATGGCCGCGGCTTCTTCCAGATTGCCGGCGACAAAGCTTTCCATCATGCGTTTAATCTGCCGGCCGACCAGATGGGAAGCGACGCTGATGACGCCGTGGGCGCCGATAGCCATCATCGGCAGGGTGTCCGAGTCATTACCGCTCCAGACGGTGAAATCCGGGCGAATCTTGCGGGTTTCGTCGATGATGCGGGCGATTTCCCCCAGATTGCCGGAGGCTTCCTTGGTGCCGGCGATGTTGGGGATGGCTGACAGCCGGATGGTGGTGTCCGCCGAAAGAGAGGTCACTGTCCGGGACGGTACGTTGTACAGGATAATCGGCAGGGTGGTGGCCAGAGCGACGGCCTTGAAATGGCGGTACAGCCCCTCCTGGGTGGGTTTGTTGTAATAAGGCACGACCAGCAGGGCGGCATCAACTCCCAGTTTCTCTGCCTTGATGGTGTTTTCTACGGCTTCAGCGGTGGAGTTGGAGCCGGTGCCGGCGATGACCCGGGCGCGGTCGCCAACAGCCTCCTTGACGGCCATGAACAGCTCATGTTCCTCCTCCCAGGTGACGGTGGGTGATTCCCCGGTGGTGCCGGCGACGACGATGCCGTCAGAACCGGAAGCCACCAGCCCCCGGGCCAGCTTGCGCGTCTGGTCAAAGTCGATACTGCCATCTTCCTTGAACGGCGTCACCATGGCGGTAATCAGTCTGCCCAGTTCTTTCATGGCTAACCTCCCAGCCAGCCGCGCCGGTGCATCTCTTCGGCGATCTGCACTGCGTTGAGCGCGGCTCCTTTTCTGATATTATCGGCGACTACCCACATCACCAGCCCTTTCGGGTGGGATGAATCCTGCCGGATACGGCCGACCCAGGTTTCATCGGTAGAGGCGGCCATCCACGGGTGGGGGTAAAGGCTGATGGTCGGGTCATCCAGCACCCTGATTCCGGGGGCCCTGGCCAGGATATTCCGGGCTTCGTCCTCAGAGATAGGACGTTCGAACTCTACATTGAGTGCTTCCGAATGCCCGATATAAACCGGGACCCGGACGCAGGTGGCTGAGACCGGCAAGTTCGGCAGGTGCATTATCTTGCGGGTTTCCACCATCATCTTCCATTCCTCTCTGGTGTAGCCGGTATCCAGGAAGATATCTATCTCCGGCAGGAGATTGAAGGCTATCTGGTGTGGATAGACGTGCGGTGTCACCGCCTGACCTTCCAGCACGGTGCGTGTCTGCTCCGACAGGGCGTCGATAGCCGGGGTGCCGGAGCCCGAAACCGCCTGGTAGGTGGAGACGATCACCCGCTTGATGGGGTTGAACTTGTGAAGCGGGTTAAGGGCGACCACCATCTGTATGGTGGAGCAGTTGGGGTTGGCGATGATGCCCTTGTGATTTTGAGCATCTTCGATGTTGACCTCAGGCACCACCAGCGGTACCCCGGCTTCCATGCGGAAAGCCGAGCTATTGTCGATGACTACGGCGCCTTTTTTGGCGGCGATGGGGGAGAAATGCCGGCTGATGTCGGCGCCGGCTGAAAAGAGGGCCACGTCAATATCCTCAAAGGAATCAGACGTGGTTTCTTCTACGGTCAGGCTCTGGCCGTTGTAATCCAGTTTGCGGCCGGCCGAGCGGTCGGAGGCCAGCAGTGACAGACGCTCCACCGGGAACCGGCGTTGCTGAAGAATCTTGATGAATTCCTGGCCCACCAACCCGGTGGCGCCGACGATGGCGACTCTTAAAGGTTTCAAATCAGCCTCCCTGGAAATCAAGCAGTTTTTCCAGCCCGAAGATGAACTCACCCGGGCGGCCGGCGATTTCCCGTACGGCCAGCAGAACCCCGGGCATGAAGCATTCGCGGCTGGTGGTATTGTGGCGGATGGACAGGGTCTGGCCGACGGCGCCCAGGATGACCTCCTGGTCGGCCACCAGCCCTGGCAGGCGCACCGAGTGGACGGTAACGCCGTCGAACTTCTGGCCGCGAGCCGGCAGAGCGGAGTCGCCGTCGGGCGAGCGGAACGGCTTGTCGCGGTTGGCGGCCATAGCCCGAGCGGTGGCGATGGCGGTGCCGGACGGGGCGTCGGCCTTCTTTTCATGGTGGAGTTCGATGATTTCGGCCCAGTCGAAATAGCGGGCGGCGGTGCGGGCCAGTTCCATCATGACGACCGCACCCAGGGCAAAATTGGGGGCGATGAGAATGCCGATGCCGTGTTCCCGGGCCAGCTCATCAAGGCGAGCCAGTGATTGGGGCGCCAGCCCGGTGGTGCCGATGACCAGTGAAACGCCGGCGCGGGCGGCCAGTTCGGCGGTATGGGGAACGGCCGCGGCCAGGGAAAAGTCCACCAGCACCTGAGGCCGGGTTTCCTTCAGCAGGCGGGCCAGGTCATTATCGATGGGGACTTCAGTAGCGCCTTCGGCCGGTATGACCCGCCGGCGCTGTTCCGCCTTGCTGTCGCAACCGCCGACCAGTTCCATGTCCGGCGCACCGGCTACGGCTCGCATTACCTCCTGGCCCATCCGGCCCAGGGCTCCCTGAACGGCTACTTTTATCATCTGTCGGTTACCTGCTTTCCGAAAAAGAATAAAAAAACACGAGGCAAGCGTTATTC
This window encodes:
- a CDS encoding hypothetical protein (KEGG: ptm:GSPATT00034088001 hypothetical protein): MSDKFSEKAWLEAFQPIHSRADEIIDEVAQAIERQDETATTVMLEKAVTELTALVGQLKDLPRAPEKQQRNIAGRFQKAYKVFLEGCGYGIAYFQKPSPWNRSVWWLTNDVATEKIRDANSYYCYCYPEKPGKRKPAVPDPTEE
- a CDS encoding translation initiation factor IF-2 (KEGG: det:DET0983 translation initiation factor IF-2~TIGRFAM: translation initiation factor IF-2; small GTP-binding protein~PFAM: protein synthesis factor GTP-binding; translation initiation factor IF-2 domain protein; elongation factor Tu domain 2 protein), whose translation is MSEESQQSNNNAHLRPVVELPAALTVRQLSATIRQHPIEVIKQLMRNGLMVNINEVIDYESAARLAADFGIEARPLPVKTTAHKKKRPDDESQSHLPLRPAVVTIMGHVDHGKTRLLDAIRKTHVMESEAGGITQHIGAYQVDVNGQKITFLDTPGHEAFTAMRARGARATDITVLVVAADDGIMPQTLEAIDHARAANVPIIVAVNKIDKPGANPDRVKQQLADQGLVIEEWGGDVIAVGTSAKDGVGIDELLENILLVAEVEDLHADPATSATGVVIEAKMDKSRGAMTTVLVQNGTLKVGDIVVVGNVFGKVKAMFNDKNMQIRKAEPSTPAAILGLPAVPNVGDTLSVAVNERQARQQISEKAERKPAAVSLSSLHDQIAAGNVKELSIVLKTDVQGSIEPIRTSLEKLTTDNLSVRIIHAGTGNVTENDVMLAIASQGLVIGFSTGVEVGARRLADAEHIDIRQYDIIYNLIEEVDKALKGLMEPEIKEVIEGRAEVRAVFSAGKKVNVAGMYVLEGKVARGARVRVMRGGQEVAEAPIISLRRFKDDVREILAGFEGGVGLDGFNEFEVGDILEFVRREKSS
- a CDS encoding tRNA pseudouridine synthase B (KEGG: rrs:RoseRS_3755 tRNA pseudouridine synthase B~TIGRFAM: tRNA pseudouridine synthase B~PFAM: pseudouridylate synthase TruB domain protein); protein product: MSEVGGRGGWLNIDKPAGMTSFQVVARLRRVIGRCRIGHAGTLDPLATGVLPVAVGAATRTIEFHHRHPKTYRAEILFGIATDTYDAEGKIVSQADASSLKPAEIIQALADFRGEIQQVPPIYSALKQQGRPMYAIVRSGGSVSPEPRRVNIFRLEAVEVELPTVVLEVECSGGTYIRSLAHDLGQALGVGAHLRALRRTAYGPFGIETALGSNRLTTPEAVAAGMLGVDYGLDILPRIDLDELSAGKIVHGVITEELSARLSSGQAYRLYGRDGQLAAVVDTAGEEPRLKVFASVVQVHQNGE
- a CDS encoding transcription termination factor NusA (TIGRFAM: transcription termination factor NusA~PFAM: NusA domain protein; RNA binding S1 domain protein~KEGG: det:DET0985 transcription elongation factor NusA~SMART: KH domain protein), with product MKSDFLLAITQLSAEKNLSKEVVLAAVEAALVSAYRKESFTPNQNIQAELDTMTGKIKVWAEKKVVEKVTDRRIEVTLDEARKVNPSIQLGEPVLIEDTPHDAGRIAAQTAKQVILQRLHEAENTAIVDEYAGKAGDIVSGVIQRVEPKQVIIDLGRAEAVMPPSEQVYTERYRPGQRLKVFLVEVATTIKGATVIVSRSHPGLLRRLFEMEIPEIYSGMVEIKAVAREGGARSKVAVSARQSGIDPVGCCVGLRGIRIQNIVSELNGEKIDVIPWSEDPALLITNALSPAQVVRVIINEALKSATAVIPDRQQSLAIGKEGQNVRLAVKLTGWRIDIKSVSDYEAELPAVAPAPAVETEKPEDKTAQVAKEKPAKPVEKQAEDAREKATVKAEAKPEEKPVEVLLELPPEALEPALATAPSAEPEVEEGGTKLSLDMAERPDIKNESGVRFAEDILGRGGDAIAAKKKRRGGKGPDDGGKRKKKRSGGAGEFDFGDDYS
- a CDS encoding ribosome-binding factor A (KEGG: dev:DhcVS_854 ribosome-binding factor A~TIGRFAM: ribosome-binding factor A~PFAM: ribosome-binding factor A), with the protein product MSHRIEKINQLIREELSQVMQREIRDPRLELLSINAVETTADLKLAKVFVSHLSSSENRPEIMKALGGATGYFRGELGKVLTLRYVPELAFYWDDSIERGARMDRLIDRALESQPSSSGE
- a CDS encoding protein of unknown function DUF448 (PFAM: protein of unknown function DUF448~KEGG: chl:Chy400_3258 protein of unknown function DUF448), which translates into the protein MTIHKTGKVPQRTCVICRQVGGKRGLQRFVRTAEGKILPDDTGKAPGRGAYLCRESTCLAGALKGNQLEYVLKVKLGSADRETLKAAISEMLKEQSSV